The region TTGAGATTATCAAAACGAAATTTCCAGAAGTAAAGCTCTATCAAAATACATTTGAGGACTTTACCAAACAAAGAAATTTATGTCTTTCTTATGCTAATTTTGAATGGATCTTATTTTTGGATGCAGATGAAAGAGTAACACCTTCCCTTACCAAAGAAATTCTGAAAGAAATACGAAATCCCAAAGCAAAAGATGCCTATTACTTTAAAAGAAAATTTTTCTTTATGGGAGAACCGGTACATTATTCAGGAACACAAAATGATAAAAACATCCGACTTTTTAAAAAATCAGTAGGAAACTACGATGAAAATAAAAGAGTACATGAAGGGCTTCAGAATATAAACGACCCGGGAACTCTTAAAAATTATCTGTTGCACTTCTCGTTTGATTCGTATCAATCGTATTATCAAAAAGTTACTCATTATGCACAACTAAAAGCAAAAGATCTGCGTGAGAGAAATGTCCCATATATGTTGATAAAGCAAATCTCCAAAAGTGTTTTCAATTTTTTTAAAATGTACATTTTAAAACTGGGAATATTAGACGGAAAAAAAGGAATTATCCTCTCCTATCTAAGTGCTTTAAGCTCTTTTAAAACGTATGAATATCTAAAAGAAGAATATATATAAGTCTTTATTTTATAAATTTCCGAATCTCAAAATAAACTGTATTTTTGTATTAAACATCCATACAGTATGAAGCTATCCGTAGCATTTATTACATTCAATGAGGATCGAATTATTGAAAAGAACCTCAATTCAATTCATGATCTTGCTGACGAGATCATTGTGGTTGATAGTTTCTCGACAGACCGTACTGTAGAAATCTGCAAAAAGTTTCCAAAAGTGAAATTTGTACAGAAAAAGTTTGAAGGGTTCGGAAAACAAAAGAACTATGCCATAAGTCTTTGCAGTGGAGATTGGATTCTTTTTTTAGATGCGGATGAAATTCCTGACCAACAGGCGCAGCAATCGATAAAAAAAATTGCCGAAGCAGAAACATCCCCATTCAATGTCTATGAAATAGCTTTTAATAATATTTTCTTGGGAAAAGCCTTAAAATATGGAGGCTGGGGAAATACAAAAAGGGAAAGACTCTTCAAAAGAAATGTTGGAAAATATTCTGAAGATATCGTTCACGAATGTTTTATAACTTCAGAAAAAAAAGGCAAAATAGAGGGTAAAATAAACCATTATACTTACAAGGATATTTATCACCATATCGAAAAATCTAATAAATACACTTCGATGATGGCTGAAAAAATGTATGCAAATGGAAAGAGATCAAATGCACTTAAGATCGTTTTTAAACCGATATTTCAATTTATCAAGTCCTACATTATCCGATTGGGTTTTTTAGATGGCCTGGTTGGATATTATGCAGCAGCAACAGCCGCTTTCTACACATTTTTAAAATATAAAAAACTTCACGAAATTTCTAAATTCGGCAAAGCATGTTAACAAACGCTGTAAAAGGATTATTAGGCTTATCTAAGAAAAAAATCGTTCGTATTCTGATGTATCATCAGGTATTACCTAAGGAATTGGCTCCTAAAGATAACCTCATTGTAACCACAGAAAATTTAGAAGAGCAGCTCATTTATATAAAAAACAACTTCACCACTTTATTTGTTAAGGATGTTCAAAAAGAAAGCAATACTCCAAACAAGATCATTCTGACGTTTGATGACGGTTATCATAACAATCTTGAATATCTGATTCCCTTATTGGAAAAATACCAGTTAAAAGCAACCATTTTCATTCCTACGGAGTATATTCAAAAGGGAATACACTCTGCTGAAAGAAAATTTATGAGTTTTGATGAAATCAGAAACTTAAATTCAGAACTTATTGAGATTGCCCTTCACAGTCATTCTCATAAAAATTACGCCGAAATGCCGGTTGAAGAAGCCAGGGAAGATCTCAAAAAAAACATAAAAATTCTTGAAGAAAACTCCATTAAATTTTCTAATGTATTAGCCTACCCATACGGGAAGTTCCCGAGAGAGAAAAATAAAAAAAGAGTTTTCTTTAAAATGCTTGAAGAATCGGGAATCACTGCAGCCATAAGAATCGGAAACGAAATAGAGTCTTATCCGTGGAAGAATAAATTTGAAATCAAACGTATCGATATCAAATACGGGGACAACATCAATACATTCAAATGGAAGCTTAGACTGGGAAAACTAAAACTTTAGATCAACAATTCCTTATATATATTTTCATACGATTCAGCCATTTTAAGATAGCTGAATTCTAAAGCTCTTTCCTTTAGTTTGGTTTGAAATGCAGCTTTATCCTCATTAAATTTTGAAATTCCTTTCAGGTAAACTTCATTCATATTTTCTGCAGAAAAATCTTCAAAATAAAAAGCTATATCAGCTCCAATTTCGGGAAGACTCGTATACTTACTAAGAAAAACAGGCTTTCCGAAATACATGGCTTCAACAGGAGGAATTCCGAAACCTTCGGCTAATGAAGGATGGCAATAGGATTCACAGTGCTGCAATAAAAAATATTTCTCTTCATTCTCTACATTTTCTAAAATATGTACCCGTTCGGCTAGTCCCAATATTTTAATTTTTTCAAGAAATTTTTCTTTGTACTCAGATTTTGCAGAGCTTGTAATCAGAACCAGATGTCTATCATTCTTAGAAATTAGATCCAATAATACATTCTGATTTTTTTTAGGAAAAAGAACTCCGATATTCAGGATAAACTTCTCATTAATAAAAGAATAGTTTTTGGAGGCTGCAAAGTTTTCTTTTTCCGGAAACATTAGACCATTGTAAACCACTTCTATTTTTACATTATCTTTTAGTTGAAATAAATGTTTATTCTTTATAAAATCATTTTTTACAAATTCTGAAATACAAACAATAACATCAGCATTACCAATATTCTTTTGTACAAGACATCTGCTTTTTTCCATTTTTCTTTGCGAACTTTTATCATGAAGAAAATTAAGATCATGCAATGTCACTACTTTTTTCTGATCTTTTTTAATTTGATGAAAATATTCGGAAAGCTGATGCGTTGTATGAATAAGTGCATAAGATGCGATGGATACAGGAATTTTTTTTTGCCAGAATTTCCAGTTTATAATAGTAAATCTGGATTTCGTGGTAGGAATATTCGCTTTTGGCCCGTAAAATGTATAGTTAAACGCAGGTATTTTTTGATCCAATCCTTTTATCAGTGATAAACAAACGTTTGCAATTCCAGATTTTGGATATTTTAATCGTTCAACATCTATCAGAACATTTTTTTTCATTGAGAAAGCAGGGTTTGGCTCAAAAGTATAAATTTAAAATTTAAAATCTTTATTTTTGTGATATGAAAATTTGTTTGATTAGTTTTGATTTTTGGCATTATGACGAGCATATCGTTAATAAGCTCAAAGAAAAAGGCATTGAGGCATACCATATCAATATTGGAGCTTTCACTCACAAAAATATTGGAGCTAGAGTAAAAAATACCTTCAGTAAAGTTTTCTTAGGCAAAAATCTCAAACATGGAAAAAGGCAAAATTTCATCATAGAATCTTTGCGCAAAATAGGAAAGCAGGATCAGATTCTTGTTATCAATCCTGAAGCTATTGAAGAAAGGGTCCATAAAGAGATCAGAAAATATGCAAAAAGGAATATTGCTTATCTCTACGATAGTATGTCCAGAAACCCAGCGGAGCATATTTTGCATTTTTTTGATACCGTTTTTTCTTTTGATGATGAAGATGTAACCAACTTTGGCTTTAATAAAATCACCAATTATAATTATCTGGAGTTCTGCCCTGCAAAAAAGCAGCATCCTAAGATGGATCTTTTTTACATCACATCATATGATACTCACAGATTGCTAAGATTAAACATATTGATTAACAAAATAAATCAACTCAATATCTGTTTCAAGACGATCGTTGCCGGAAAAAAAAGCTGGAAAAAGAAAATTACACAGATTATTGATCAGAAGAATATTGATATTATTACATTCAGAACCAAGAATATTCCTCAACAATCTTTGCCTAAGCTTTATAAAAATACAAAAGCAATTCTTGATCTTCAAAGAAATAAGCAAATGGGATTAAGCTTCCGTATTTTTGAGGCAATGGCACTGGAAAAAAAATTCATCACAGATAATTATACCATTAAAAATTACGATTTTTATAATCCTAATAATATATTGATTCTGAATGATGATTTTAGTAATATTGAAAAATCATTTTTTGAAACAGAATACGAAAGTATTCCACAAGAAATATATTATAAATATACACTCGATCATTGGGTAAATACAGTCTTTAATCTGAATAAATGACAAAAATATCTGTCGCACTCTGTACCTATAATGGCGAAAAATTTCTTCGTCAGCAAATAGATTCTATTTTAAATCAAACGCTTCACGTAGAAGAAATTGTTGTGTGCGACGATTGTTCAACAGATAAAACATTCCAGATCTTAAAAGAATATCAAGAGAAATTCCCGAAAATATTCAGAATTTATAGTAATGAAAAAAATTTACGCAGTGTAAAGAATTTTGAAAAAGCACTTTCACTGTGTACCGGAGAAATTATTTTCTTAAGCGATCAGGATGATGTTTGGGAAAATAATAAAGTGGAAGCTTTTAATGCATTTTTCGCTTTAAATAAGCAAACGGATGTTCTTTGCTCAAACGGATACCTAATTAATGAAAACAATGAAAGACAAGATTTTCACACTGTTTGGGACGTTCCGGAATTTTTAAAAGCAGATAAACAAGAAATCGATTATTTCAAGATTTTTGCAACAATCGGAAATTTTGCAACGGGAGCAGCAATGGCCATGAGAAAATCTTTTTTACCTCAGGTTCTGCCCTTCCCAAATATTGATGGACTTCATCATGACGAATGGATCGCATTGATCTCATCTGAACAAAAAAAGTTCGCCTTTTTAAATGAAAAGCTATTCTCTTATCGCATTCACAATGAACAACAGGTGGGAGGAATATCTTATCCAAAAAATGACACTTCGAAAGAAAAACTTATCCATAAATTTGATTACGACAAAAAGGCCAGAACGTTCAGGGATTTTAAATTAAAATTCAGAACCCTCAATGATAAGGAAAGAAAATTCAGAAGTTTTCTGGAGAAAAACAAGGATGCGAAAGTAAAGCGATTTGTAGAAAATGTTCAAAATGAAAGACAGGTTCTGGAACAAAACCTAAAATCTGAAAACATCTTATTTTTCCTCTTTTTTAAATACTTTTACCGATGAGCAGAATACTTATCATCATGCACAACTATGCAGGAATTTCAGATCTGATCAAAAAAAACTTAAAGGATCTGCATTATGACAATGTAGATTTCCTCTTATATTCTGAAGAAAAATTCAGGTACAAAAATCTTAGCGAAAAACTGACTAATCTTTACCGAAAAACAGTTCTGGGTGATAAAAAATATAAAGAAAAACTCAGAACTTCATTTATAGAGAATACACTTCTTCAAAAGGCTAAAAGCCTGTCAGAATATGATACCATTCTGATGATGACCACCGAGTTTTTTTCGGAAGAATTCATAACTATCATTAGAACGAAAACTCAAAAACTCATCGGCAATCATTGGGATGGACTCAAAAGAACGCCCAACATTTATCCCAAGCTAAAGTTCTTTGATAAATTTTTCGTATTTGATCCGGACGACGTTGATAAACAGAAAAACATTTTCTTCCTCACTAATTTCTTTTTCACTTTTGAAGAAAAGAAAAATCCGACCAGGATTGAAAACGATGTTTTTTACATCGGAACTTATGTTGAAGAGCGTTTTAAAGCATTAAAGAAAATATCAGAAACTTTAAGTCAGAAGAAAATTTCACAGAAAATACTTCTTTTCAGCTGGGATAAAAGAGAGAAAGACGGAGAAATTGTTTTTACCAATGCTTTCCTGACTTATGACGAAAACATCAATTGGGTAAAAAGTTCGAAAGCTCTTTTAGATTTAAAATTAAAGGAACACAATGGACTTTCGTTCCGTTTTTTTGAGGCTTTAAAATATGAGAAAAAGATTATTACGGACAACCCTCATGTAAAAAATTACGATTTTTACAGAAAGGAGAATATATTTATCATTGGTGAAGATCATGAAGATAAACTGAAAAGCTTTGTTGAAGATCCTTACATGAAGATTCCCACCGAGACAAAAAATAAATATAGTTTTGAAAGCTGGTTTAAAATACTAACTTCGTAATATTATGAATGAAAAAATTTCTGTTGTTATTCCCTATTACAAAGGAGAAGAGTACATCCTTGAGACCTTAAAAAGTGTTTATGATCAAACTTATCAGGATTTTGAAATCATCATTGTAAACGATGGTTCTGATCATGCTGTATTAAACTCGATTGAAAGCAATGGAGCTTTTAAAAATGTAAAAATCATTCATCAGGAAAACCAGGGACAGTCTTCCGCCAGAAATAACGGAGTGAAGCATGCTTCAGGAAAATATATTCTTTTTTTGGATTGTGATGATATTATTGAAAAAACTTTTCTTGAAAAAACAATACATATTCTTCAAAACAAACCCGAGATCAGAATCTGCTATACCAAAGGGAAATTCTTTGAAAAAACAGATAAGGAATGGGTTCTTCAGCCATTCAACACATTTGATTTTTTAATTGAAAACTGTATTCCTATTACTGCCCTTATTTATAAAGAGGATTTTGAAAAAGTCGGTGGATTTGATACCCATTTGAATTATTACGAAGACTGGGATTTCTGGATCTATTTAATTGAAAAAGGAGCAAAAGTCTATAAGATTGAAGAGTTTTTGTTCTTTTACAGAATCAGAAATACCACCAATTCCTTAACAAACACAAGCATTGACAACAGCTCGAAGCTTTCTGATAATTTTTTTGAAATTTATAAGAAGCATTATACTTTTTACAAAAAGAACGGACTCGATTTTCATTCGATCATGAGCCTCATCCGTGAAAATAAAAAGTATAAAGCCAAATATTATAATGAATGGTACAGAAAGCTTATATATAAACTTTTCAAACCAAAAAAATACCAGAAGATTTATAAGAATTAATCTTTAAACCCAAGATATTCAATCATTTTCTTTATATTTTCCTCCTGAGTTTCTATAGAGAATTTTGATAATGGCTGTAAGCTGTTTTCATGCAGAGTCTGCCAAAGATTTTCATCATTATACAGCTCCAGAATTTTATCCGCAAAATTCTGTGGATTTTCATCAGAGATCAAAGCTGTTTTTCTGTCTTCCAAACTCATGCCTTCCGCTCCTATTTCCGTAGTAACTACCGGTAATTTAAATTCCAGAGCCTGTCCGATCTTTCCTTTCACTCCTGCGCCATAACGAAGTGGTGCTACAAAAATCCTGGAATTTTCAAACCAGTAATCAACTGATTTTTGATATCCTAAAATCTGAAATTTATCGGAATGGTACCGTTGTTTTAAATCTTCAGGAAAATCAGGGCCTAAAACGAATACCTTAATATTGTGATTCTTTTGCCAAACCAAAGGCATAATGTTTTCATGCAAAAATTTCACCGCATCAATATTGGGTAAATGATTATATCCGCCAATGAAAAGTATACCTTCCCTTTGTAAAAACTCTACAGCATTAGTAGCATTTACAGGCTTGTGAATATTGCTTACCGTGAAAATTTTATCATATTTCACTCCGTTTTTAGAAACCGTATTTTTTTCTTCGTCGCTTATGGAAAGAACCGCATCAGAAGTATTCATTCCGAAATATTCTTTTTCTTTAAAGAATTCAATTTCCTTTTCTCTTTCTTTTGTGATTACATCAATATAATTGTTCTCTCTTTCCATTCTAAGGTAATGAAGATCAACCATATCGTACACAATTTTCTTCCCAGAAATTTTATTTTTGATTTGACTGTACCAATAATCAAAACCGATAGGACGGAAAATCCAAATGATATCAACAGAATGAATTGCTCCTTCAATTTGATTAACAACTTTTACGATCTTATCTTTTGGAGTAACATAATCCATACAAACCTGTACTCCGATTGATCTGAAAAACTTCACATAAGAACGGTCGGTTAATTCGTCAAAATGTTTTACTGCCAAAATAATTCTGTGTCCATTTTTCTGAAGAATTTTTACAATTTCCAAAAACCTTCTCGATCCTGAATCCTGATCTGGCTTTGGCATATTTTCTTCCAGAAAAAGGAAATTAGGCTTTTTGATTTCATTGGTAAAGTTATTATCCCATTTTTCCAGAAAAGTTATCTTATCTTTTGCAAAAAATTCTTTTTCTATATTCGAAATATTTTCAACATGAACAATTTCTGAAAGAGGCTGATAATAGGTATCTAGTTTTTGTTCATTTTTTAGTCTAAGGCATAAATCTGCAACTCCTGAATCAACAGATAAGAACGCTTCATCCAGAAGATTAATATTTCCTTCCGCATTTAATCTGCTAAATAATAAACTGTTTCCTGAGGAGCAGTCTGCTTTTCTCAGATAATCATATTGAGGAGTGTCAATAGCCTCACCTTTGCCAATATTTACAATTTCTGATTTTTTTAAAATAAGGCATCCAGCTTCTTGTAATGTATTATCTCGCGAAACAATTTTTGACCCTACAGCTCCCGCATTTTCTTTTGTTTTAAAAATCTCTAAGAGATGAGACAAATAATTCTCCTGAACCTCAACATTGCTATTCAACAAATAAATATATTCAGCTTTTGCAGACTTTATCCCTTTATTGATATTCTCTACAAAACCTAAATTTTTGTCACTATTAATAATTGTCAATCCAGGAATTCCTTCTAAAAATTTTACTGTATTTTCCGAATTTTCATTATCGACAATAATAATTTCTTTAGAAATATTTTTATCATATTGATCGACTGTGTAAAGGCAATTTAACGTTTGTCTGATTGAATCTGAGAAAAAAATGACAATGGAAACTTCAGGGCTTTTGGAAATTTCAAAATTAAAAGAATAGTTTTCAAAAAATTTTAATTCAAAATTATTAATCTTAAGCTTTCTTTTATTTCTAATAAAATTTCGGTCCTTGATTTTATTTTTAAAAAACCTTTTAATTCCCATTTTTAATTTATTATTTTGTCGTGCCTTTATTTTTTAGGGAAACGAAATTAAGCATTTTATTACAAATTACTTGGAAATTAGTTTTTCTAAAAGCTACACCAAAAAGAAAAGGTAATTTCAAATTACAATAATATGATAAACTTTTCCGATAAAAAATTACTCTTCTTTTTTCCAGAAAATCCATTTGCCAAACGTGCCGGAAATGTTTTACGCTGCCATACGAATCTTATGCAGCTAAAATCGTTAGGTTTACATATAGATCTTGTAGGTATAGAAGATTATTATAAAAGTTTCGGAGATTCTTATGATAGTATTGATAAAAATATCATTGATGATGTTCTTATTCTGAAAAGCCATCCAGCTAAAAATAAATTATCTTCAGCGCACTGGAAACATAAATTCTTAAGAAAATATGGCAAAAAATATAATAACAGTCCTTTTCATACGCAATATTTTCAAGATACTTTTAATGCTTTTGTTGAAAAGAAAAAGTATGATTATGTTATCATTAATTATGAAGGATGGACGAATCTGATCAGAAATACAGATTTAAAAGGAGCAAAAACAATTGTCGACACCCATGACTGGATAACTTTAAATGAATTTTATTCCAATAAAAATCTAGATCTTGTCGGTAAGAAATTCGGAGAAGAAATTGTTAATTTATCTTTTTATGATAGAGTTGTCACTATCTCGAACGACGAATATTCTGTTTTTAAAAACTTTTTAGGAGATAAAGTCGTCAATATTCCTCCAAGCTTTCCGGAAAACTTTGAAAATAAAAATCTGGAGAAGAAATATGACCTTATTTTTGTAGGATCTGATAATCCGTTCAATATAGAAGCTATTAATTGGTTTATAGATAAAGTATTGCCTCATATTTCAAATACAATCAGCATCTGCATTATTGGAAGAGTGTGTAAGCATGTTCCTGACAGAGAAAATATTGAGAAAGTTTTTTTCGCTGATGATTTAAAAGATTATTATTCCCGAAGCAAAATAGCGATCTGTCCCATGCTAAGAGGAACGGGAATAAAAATTAAAGTAGTTGAAGCTTTATCTTTTGGACTTCCCGTTGTAGGAACAGAAAAGGCAATTGATGGTTTCTCCCGTAAAACAGGAAACGGCTGCTTGGCAACCGATGACGAAAAAATCTTTGCAGATATGATCAAAAATCTTTTGAATAATCCATCTGATTATGAAAAACAAAAACAGGAAGGCATAGATTTTTTCAAGAATAATTTTTCAGAAAAAAAATCTATCGAACTTTGGAGGAGCGCTTTAATTTTTTAGTCTTTTTATATTCCATCTTTATATATTAAAACATTGTATGCAAGATTTAGCAATTATTATTTTAAATTATAATTCTTTTGATGATACTTCTCGTGAAGTAAATAAGTTATTAGATGAAGGCTACTTTGAAAAATCCATTTATATTGTAGATAACAATTCTGATGATAAGGATAAAATTGCAGAGTTCTGCCTGCAAAAAAAAATCAACCATATTATAAGTAATAAAAACGGAGGTTATGCTTATGGTAATAATCTGGCTATTAAACACGCTATAAGTGATGGAAAAAAATATTTCCTGCTCCTGAATCCTGATATCGACATCAACATTTCTTCCATTGAAGGTTTATATAATGATCTACAGAATCAACCCGAAGTAGGAGTTATTGGTCCGAGAATATGCTACAGAAACAATTCAGGCAAAATTTATTCTGATGGCGGCTTACTGTTTCCCGAAAGAGGATTTATGGGAGGACATGTGAATTTTAATATTGATGCATCAGAGGCACAAATGCCGCCATACAATTATGAAATTGATTATGTGGACGGGAGTGCTATTATGTTCAGAAAAGAAGTTTTGGATGATATTGGATTTATGAATGAAAGATTTTTCATGTATTATGAAGAATCGGAATGGTGTCTTAGGATCAAAAGAAAGGCCAAGTGGAAATTAGCAGTAAATACCACTATTTTGGCTTTTAATACTTATAGTGATAAAGGAAGTTTCTATGAATATTATATGACGAGGAACCGATTTTGGCTTTGCAGAATGTATAATGGCAATGTGAAATTTGTAAGAAAAGAACGCTGGAGGCTTGCTAAGAATGCTTTTAAAAACAAACAGTTCTCATTGGCAAAAGCATATTTTAAAGGAATATATAATGGACTTTATTCAAAATTATAATGGAAAAAATTATCTTATTTATAAAGACTTATAAAAACGATTTCATTGTTTTTAAAAAGCTATTGGCTTCAATTATAAAACATAATAAAGACAACCTTCCATTGGTAGTTTCCGTGAATGATGATGATTTTGATTTTTTCGACAGGGAATTCAGAGACAGAAATTTTCAGCTGATAAAAGACAGCCAGATTGATCCATGTACTCTAGAAAATAAATGGGTTTACCAGCAAATCATAAAATCACAGGTACATAGATTGAACATCTGTGAGAATTATGTATGTATAGATTCCGACAGCTATTTTATAAGAGACTTTTATTTTCATGATTTTATGTATTCTGATGAAATTCCGTATACTGTCATTCATGAACAGAAAGAATTATTTGGCTGGAGCAGTAATAACATCAAAGAAATAGGATTTAACCCCAAAAACGAGTTTTTAAATGATCGAAGATATATTATGGATAAACTTGAAAGGAAAGGAAAAATATATGATTTTGGTCCTTCTCCTGTTATTTGGTCTACAAAAGTATGGAGGTCATTTGAAGAAAATTATCTGGAGAAAAACAATCTTACCTTTCAATCCTGTTTTAAAAAAAGACCAAGTGAATTTACCTGGTATGGAGAATGGTTACTAAAAAATACGGTCATCCCTATCTATCCGGCTGAACCCCTTTTTAAAGTTTTTCATTATGAGAAACAGTA is a window of Candidatus Chryseobacterium colombiense DNA encoding:
- a CDS encoding glycosyltransferase family 2 protein, whose product is MKNPKISALLITFNEEKNIEEALKSVDFADEIIVLDSYSTDKTVEIIKTKFPEVKLYQNTFEDFTKQRNLCLSYANFEWILFLDADERVTPSLTKEILKEIRNPKAKDAYYFKRKFFFMGEPVHYSGTQNDKNIRLFKKSVGNYDENKRVHEGLQNINDPGTLKNYLLHFSFDSYQSYYQKVTHYAQLKAKDLRERNVPYMLIKQISKSVFNFFKMYILKLGILDGKKGIILSYLSALSSFKTYEYLKEEYI
- a CDS encoding glycosyltransferase family 2 protein produces the protein MKLSVAFITFNEDRIIEKNLNSIHDLADEIIVVDSFSTDRTVEICKKFPKVKFVQKKFEGFGKQKNYAISLCSGDWILFLDADEIPDQQAQQSIKKIAEAETSPFNVYEIAFNNIFLGKALKYGGWGNTKRERLFKRNVGKYSEDIVHECFITSEKKGKIEGKINHYTYKDIYHHIEKSNKYTSMMAEKMYANGKRSNALKIVFKPIFQFIKSYIIRLGFLDGLVGYYAAATAAFYTFLKYKKLHEISKFGKAC
- a CDS encoding polysaccharide deacetylase family protein, encoding MLTNAVKGLLGLSKKKIVRILMYHQVLPKELAPKDNLIVTTENLEEQLIYIKNNFTTLFVKDVQKESNTPNKIILTFDDGYHNNLEYLIPLLEKYQLKATIFIPTEYIQKGIHSAERKFMSFDEIRNLNSELIEIALHSHSHKNYAEMPVEEAREDLKKNIKILEENSIKFSNVLAYPYGKFPREKNKKRVFFKMLEESGITAAIRIGNEIESYPWKNKFEIKRIDIKYGDNINTFKWKLRLGKLKL
- a CDS encoding glycosyltransferase family 1 protein, giving the protein MKKNVLIDVERLKYPKSGIANVCLSLIKGLDQKIPAFNYTFYGPKANIPTTKSRFTIINWKFWQKKIPVSIASYALIHTTHQLSEYFHQIKKDQKKVVTLHDLNFLHDKSSQRKMEKSRCLVQKNIGNADVIVCISEFVKNDFIKNKHLFQLKDNVKIEVVYNGLMFPEKENFAASKNYSFINEKFILNIGVLFPKKNQNVLLDLISKNDRHLVLITSSAKSEYKEKFLEKIKILGLAERVHILENVENEEKYFLLQHCESYCHPSLAEGFGIPPVEAMYFGKPVFLSKYTSLPEIGADIAFYFEDFSAENMNEVYLKGISKFNEDKAAFQTKLKERALEFSYLKMAESYENIYKELLI
- a CDS encoding glycosyltransferase family 2 protein, with the protein product MTKISVALCTYNGEKFLRQQIDSILNQTLHVEEIVVCDDCSTDKTFQILKEYQEKFPKIFRIYSNEKNLRSVKNFEKALSLCTGEIIFLSDQDDVWENNKVEAFNAFFALNKQTDVLCSNGYLINENNERQDFHTVWDVPEFLKADKQEIDYFKIFATIGNFATGAAMAMRKSFLPQVLPFPNIDGLHHDEWIALISSEQKKFAFLNEKLFSYRIHNEQQVGGISYPKNDTSKEKLIHKFDYDKKARTFRDFKLKFRTLNDKERKFRSFLEKNKDAKVKRFVENVQNERQVLEQNLKSENILFFLFFKYFYR
- a CDS encoding glycosyltransferase family A protein — translated: MNEKISVVIPYYKGEEYILETLKSVYDQTYQDFEIIIVNDGSDHAVLNSIESNGAFKNVKIIHQENQGQSSARNNGVKHASGKYILFLDCDDIIEKTFLEKTIHILQNKPEIRICYTKGKFFEKTDKEWVLQPFNTFDFLIENCIPITALIYKEDFEKVGGFDTHLNYYEDWDFWIYLIEKGAKVYKIEEFLFFYRIRNTTNSLTNTSIDNSSKLSDNFFEIYKKHYTFYKKNGLDFHSIMSLIRENKKYKAKYYNEWYRKLIYKLFKPKKYQKIYKN
- a CDS encoding glycosyltransferase; this translates as MGIKRFFKNKIKDRNFIRNKRKLKINNFELKFFENYSFNFEISKSPEVSIVIFFSDSIRQTLNCLYTVDQYDKNISKEIIIVDNENSENTVKFLEGIPGLTIINSDKNLGFVENINKGIKSAKAEYIYLLNSNVEVQENYLSHLLEIFKTKENAGAVGSKIVSRDNTLQEAGCLILKKSEIVNIGKGEAIDTPQYDYLRKADCSSGNSLLFSRLNAEGNINLLDEAFLSVDSGVADLCLRLKNEQKLDTYYQPLSEIVHVENISNIEKEFFAKDKITFLEKWDNNFTNEIKKPNFLFLEENMPKPDQDSGSRRFLEIVKILQKNGHRIILAVKHFDELTDRSYVKFFRSIGVQVCMDYVTPKDKIVKVVNQIEGAIHSVDIIWIFRPIGFDYWYSQIKNKISGKKIVYDMVDLHYLRMERENNYIDVITKEREKEIEFFKEKEYFGMNTSDAVLSISDEEKNTVSKNGVKYDKIFTVSNIHKPVNATNAVEFLQREGILFIGGYNHLPNIDAVKFLHENIMPLVWQKNHNIKVFVLGPDFPEDLKQRYHSDKFQILGYQKSVDYWFENSRIFVAPLRYGAGVKGKIGQALEFKLPVVTTEIGAEGMSLEDRKTALISDENPQNFADKILELYNDENLWQTLHENSLQPLSKFSIETQEENIKKMIEYLGFKD
- a CDS encoding glycosyltransferase family 4 protein, which codes for MINFSDKKLLFFFPENPFAKRAGNVLRCHTNLMQLKSLGLHIDLVGIEDYYKSFGDSYDSIDKNIIDDVLILKSHPAKNKLSSAHWKHKFLRKYGKKYNNSPFHTQYFQDTFNAFVEKKKYDYVIINYEGWTNLIRNTDLKGAKTIVDTHDWITLNEFYSNKNLDLVGKKFGEEIVNLSFYDRVVTISNDEYSVFKNFLGDKVVNIPPSFPENFENKNLEKKYDLIFVGSDNPFNIEAINWFIDKVLPHISNTISICIIGRVCKHVPDRENIEKVFFADDLKDYYSRSKIAICPMLRGTGIKIKVVEALSFGLPVVGTEKAIDGFSRKTGNGCLATDDEKIFADMIKNLLNNPSDYEKQKQEGIDFFKNNFSEKKSIELWRSALIF
- a CDS encoding glycosyltransferase family 2 protein — encoded protein: MQDLAIIILNYNSFDDTSREVNKLLDEGYFEKSIYIVDNNSDDKDKIAEFCLQKKINHIISNKNGGYAYGNNLAIKHAISDGKKYFLLLNPDIDINISSIEGLYNDLQNQPEVGVIGPRICYRNNSGKIYSDGGLLFPERGFMGGHVNFNIDASEAQMPPYNYEIDYVDGSAIMFRKEVLDDIGFMNERFFMYYEESEWCLRIKRKAKWKLAVNTTILAFNTYSDKGSFYEYYMTRNRFWLCRMYNGNVKFVRKERWRLAKNAFKNKQFSLAKAYFKGIYNGLYSKL
- a CDS encoding DUF6492 family protein, with amino-acid sequence MEKIILFIKTYKNDFIVFKKLLASIIKHNKDNLPLVVSVNDDDFDFFDREFRDRNFQLIKDSQIDPCTLENKWVYQQIIKSQVHRLNICENYVCIDSDSYFIRDFYFHDFMYSDEIPYTVIHEQKELFGWSSNNIKEIGFNPKNEFLNDRRYIMDKLERKGKIYDFGPSPVIWSTKVWRSFEENYLEKNNLTFQSCFKKRPSEFTWYGEWLLKNTVIPIYPAEPLFKVFHYEKQYNDFLKQKFTLESLEENYLGIVLQSNWNKNKEKKRFRFFR